Proteins from a single region of Neodiprion virginianus isolate iyNeoVirg1 chromosome 4, iyNeoVirg1.1, whole genome shotgun sequence:
- the LOC124303928 gene encoding GRB10-interacting GYF protein 2-like isoform X2, translating to MTESMRFGPEWLRNLSGDGCNTSGGGGGPSILTTPRYQLAEHRYGREEMLALFDRNYKAPEPLASFPALYIIQAQQPLALTPMTEEEAVNVRSWNSGLTNNGGRGRGGSVDRGGRGRGGRGGIYPTHYSRGAIFDEPGDGPRIEPQPFPGRTRPFDRSQSERGWSERNGGPEPGDWNGSTSPRKELGRGGGGGSFVEGNWRRQRAGEDDDGWRVASSNRGEKWVRSSWRDGGGSERGDRLERPDGVEGEEVRSGTRWEHRASHRSSHELSHHPPTRTLRTWEPNHHDNHDNLPEWSYSCRATENPSESGGSFDASGAFHGGMYSDDDEDGIISAGGNRESRIRHMSEGNNLSNSKPSSKPLPINHGQTPQTSNRRANINASSTGIRERPKSLQPFEDKESPEVQDKRSVSPSKPLPTQSNTPLKGSSPVVNSLPRKVQSATNLDKVSDKNPVMQNTRNSNKIPGDTPLAKEARTDNTINESSVVGNNDKPVLHSGLKKSKSTLGMMSVTNVRQKSEDDLDRMKEEADALVAKLMADEETHKDQRSNVPPSANNPVPGIASATQEKWFYRDPQGEVQGPFLASEMSEWLKAGYFNVNLLVRRACDERYSMLGDLIKMWGRIPFIPGPPVPPLKVTEPVAIPVPVAIPGALPKAGMEDPSVLYQYQQMCLLQNQLLFRHVRSAVINKLSQSEQWTSMSPADQNQLILQHMLQQPEMAEISPMTVNPFVPTLTAQPANPIMQLFTQMQQAKTQSENHLPPTMHPTTPTHPGTIDTVQQLMQQMRGIQNLHGIQQPSMTPTPASTPEDNPIKSLLRQLNVNGHPQATQIESVWPHPPPPQIAPPQFGNPNWQSQMGPIPAMPPGQLPNSLWDLHTKEMKTEQQILEEQKLKIQEEKKKAQLKKQEELKRQADEESAKRKQDEEAEKARLAEEAAKRTEEERKKKEEEKKRKEEEKRKQEEELKKKEEKKRKEEERKREEKRKQDEENNRKKQEEEKRKREEAKRQEEKQRKEKEKRKKLEEEQKREEEERIKKEEEARRKTEAEEQAKRAEQRRREAEALRKLQERSKAPWAQTPHAPAPSSHASLAEIQRLEREKKAEELRVQQLMQQQMAQQRTAEVAQDAAMAEISKGLQLKWAEKAAPVSKPVVKSLAQIQQEEQERLAKQQERERQEKAAQKEPVVPLQSAGIWGTAAQSLNWNSATNANNQAWSNSTNTTTGGFWDDPISAKMNPTPKHSAKQLATIKAPVNTVQQPQQPQQQQQQQNNKPTKSKNKKEGELVKKIFEQNTAKPDDFTQWCNKALGGLQASVDIPTFVGFLRDIESAYEVKEYVRLYLGDNKQCSEFAKQFLEKRSKWRSAQRPHPQADDLCKPAPAVNPNATATEFQEVKGKAKKPKKGKMYKVDSTILGFSVTAAPDRINVGDRDYGEGV from the exons ATGACGGAATCAATGAGATTTGGTCCAGAGTG GTTGCGCAACTTGTCAGGAGACGGTTGCAATACCAgcggaggagggggagggccTAGTATCCTGACCACCCCTCGTTACCAGCTAGCTGAGCATAGATACGGTCGAGAAGAGATGCTAGCTCTGTTTGACCGGAATTATAAAGCACCCGAACCACTCGCTTCTTTTCCTGCCCTCTACATTATACAAGCTCAACAACCTCTGGCACTCACACCAATGACAGAAGAAGAGGCGGTAAATGTG CGCTCCTGGAATAGTGGTTTAACAAACAATGGGGGCAGAGGGAGAGGGGGCAGCGTTGATCGTGGAGGACGGGGCAGAGGTGGGAGAGGTGGCATTTATCCGACTCATTACTCCCGAGGAGCCATCTTTGACGAGCCAGGCGATGGACCGAGAATTGAGCCACAACCTTTTCCG GGGAGAACTAGACCGTTCGACAGATCACAGAGTGAACGAGGTTGGTCGGAGAGAAATGGCGGACCTGAACCTGGAGATTGGAATGGTTCTACTAGTCCCAGAAAAGAATTGGGACGAGGTGGAGGCGGCGGGTCATTCGTGGAAGGGAACTGGCGACGGCAGCGTGCTGGCGAAGACGACGATGGATGGAGAGTGGCTTCTAGTAATCGTGGTGAAAAATGGG TTAGAAGCAGTTGGCGTGATGGCGGTGGCTCGGAGAGGGGCGATCGACTGGAACGACCTGATGGCGTGGAGGGAGAAGAGGTGAGAAGTGGTACACGTTGGGAGCACAGGGCTAGCCACAGGTCCTCTCACGAATTATCTCATCATCCACCGACTCGAACTCTTCGGACTTGGGAACCTAACCATCACGACAACCATGACAACCTACCTGAGTG GTCTTACTCTTGCAGGGCAACGGAGAATCCTAGCGAGAGCGGCGGAAGCTTCGACGCGTCGGGAGCATTTCACGGAGGGATGTATTCggacgacgacgaagacggAATAATTAGCGCTGGGGGTAATCGAGAATCGAGGATCCGTCACATGTCAGAAGGAAATAATTTAAGCAATTCTAAACCATCCTCAAAACCCTTGCCTATTAACCACGGACAAACTCCCCAAACTTCCAATCGTCGTGCTAACATAAATGCCAGTAGTACTGGGATTAGAGAGCGACCAAAATCCCTTCAACCTTTTGAGGACAAAGAGAGTCCTGAGGTGCAGGATAAACGTAGCGTATCACCCTCAAAACCACTGCCTACTCAAAGTAATACTCCGTTGAAGGGTTCATCGCCTGTGGTTAACTCGTTACCAAGAAAAGTTCAAAGTGCCACCAATTTAGACAAAGTTTCGGACAAGAATCCAGTTATGCAAAATACACGAAACTCTAACAAAATTCCTGGGGATACACCACTGGCCAAAGAGGCTAGAACGGACAATACGATAAACGAATCATCCGTTGTGGGTAACAATGACAAGCCAGTCTTACATTCCGGTTTAAAAAAGAGTAAAAGTACTTTAGGAATGATGTCTGTCACTAATGTTAGACAAAAGTCTGAGGACGATTTAGATAGGATGAAGGAAGAGGCAGACGCGTTAGTGGCTAAACTAATGGCTGATGAAGAAACCCACAAAGATCAACGATCCAATGTTCCACCTTCGGCGAACAACCCAGTTCCCGGTATCGCGTCGGCCACTCAAGAGAAATGGTTCTACCGAGACCCTCAAGGTGAAGTTCAGGGACCATTTTTGGCTAGCGAAATGTCGGAATGGTTAAAAGCTGGATACTTTAACGTTAATCTACTTGTAAGAAGAGCCTGCGACGAAAGGTATTCCATGCTCGGTGATCTCATCAAAATGTGGGGCAGAATACCATTCATACCTGGTCCACCCGTACCTCCTTTAAAG GTAACGGAACCAGTCGCAATTCCAGTACCCGTCGCAATTCCTGGTGCCCTTCCGAAAGCTGGAATGGAGGATCCGTCGGTCCTGTATCAGTACCAACAAATGTGTTTGCTTCAAAATCAACTGCTTTTTCGACACGTGCGCTCAGCAGTTATAAACAAGCTGTCACAGTCTGAACAATGGACTTCCATGAGTCCTGCAGACCAAAACCAATTAATACTCCAACACATGCTGCAGCAACCTGAGATGGCAGAAATATCCCCAATGACTGTTAATCCATTTGTACCTACGCTCACTGCCCAACCAGCAAATCCCATAATGCAATTATTCACACAGATGCAACAG GCAAAAACTCAATCTGAGAATCACCTCCCGCCAACTATGCATCCGACGACGCCAACCCATCCCGGAACGATAGACACCGTCCAACAACTTATGCAACAAATGAGAGGCATACAAAATTTACACGGCATTCAGCAGCCCAGCATGACACCTACCCCTGCCAGCACGCCTGAAGATAATCCCATCAAATCGTTGCTGCGACAGCTCAATGTTAATGGACACCCACAAGCCACACAAATCGAGTCTGTCTGGCCTCATCCccccccaccgcaaatagcACCACCTCAATTTGGCAATCCGAATTGGCAATCCCAG ATGGGCCCTATTCCTGCCATGCCCCCTGGCCAATTGCCTAATTCACTTTGGGATCTACATACTAAAGAAATGAAGACTGAACAACAGATACTA GAGGAGCAAAAACTTAAAATacaagaggagaaaaagaaagcgCAACTCAAGAAACAGGAAGAATTGAAAAGACAAGCGGATGAAGAAAGTGCTAAGAGGAAACAAGACGAGGAGGCAGAGAAAGCAAGATTGGCTGAAGAGGCGGCAAAGCGTACggaagaggagagaaaaaagaaagaagaagagaagaaacgaAAGGAGGAAGAGAAGCGCAAGCAAGAGGAGGAActgaagaagaaggaggagaaaaagcgcaaagaggaggagagaaagcgggaggaaaagagaaaacaagATGAGGAAAATAACCGTAAGAAACAggaggaagagaagagaaagagggaaGAGGCTAAGAGACAAGAAGAGAAACAGagaaaggagaaagagaagagaaaaaagttggaagaagaacaaaaacgtgaagaagaagaacgaaTTAA GAAAGAGGAGGAGGCCCGCAGAAAGACAGAAGCCGAAGAGCAAGCAAAGCGAGCCGAGCAACGGAGGCGGGAAGCAGAGGCACTTAGAAAATTGCAAGAGCGCAGCAAGGCTCCTTGGGCTCAGACTCCTCACGCTCCAGCTCCATCTTCTCACGCGTCACTTGCTGAGATACAAAGGCTTGAACGAGAAAAGAAGGCT GAAGAATTAAGGGTACAGCAACTGATGCAACAACAAATGGCCCAGCAAAGAACTGCAGAAGTGGCCCAGGATGCAGCAATGGCAGAAATATCGAAAGGTCTGCAACTGAAATGGGCAGAAAAAGCAGCTCCGGTCTCAAAGCCAGTGGTAAAAAGTTTAGCGCAGATTCAACAAGAAGAGCAAGAGCGTCTCGCCAAG CAGCAAGAAAGGGAAAGACAGGAAAAGGCTGCGCAAAAGGAACCGGTAGTGCCACTACAAAGCGCCGGTATCTGGGGCACTGCTGCCCAGTCTTTGAACTGGAACAGTGCTACGAACGCTAACAACCAGGCCTGGTCTAATAGCACGAATACTACCACTGGCGGTTTCTGGGATGATCCTATATCAGCGAAGATGAATCCAACACCAAAACACTCCGCTAAACAATTGGCAACCATCAAAGCCCCTGTAAATACCGTTCAGCAACCTCAACAAccacaacaacagcagcagcaacaaaataacaaacccaccaaaagtaaaaacaaaaaagaaggGGAATTGGTCAAGAAAATCTTCGAACAAAATACTGCCAAGCCAGACGACTTCACTCAGTGGTGTAACAAAGCCTTGGGCGGCCTTCAGGCGTCTGTTGATA TTCCGACATTCGTTGGCTTCTTACGAGACATCGAGTCAGCTTACGAGGTGAAGGAATACGTTAGATTGTACCTGGGTGACAATAAGCAGTGCAGCGAATTTGCGAAACAATTTCTCGAGAAGCGTAGCAAGTGGAGATCTGCTCAACGTCCTCATCCTCAAGCTGATGATCTCTGCAAGCCTGCTCCTGCTGTCAACCCTAACGCGACAGCGACCGAATTTCAGGAAGTCAAG GGAAAAGCAAAAAAgccaaaaaaaggaaaaatgtaCAAAGTGGACAGCACGATCCTTGGTTTTAGCGTCACTGCTGCACCGGATCGCATCAATGTTGGTGATCGCGACTACGGAGAGGGCGTTTGA
- the LOC124303928 gene encoding GRB10-interacting GYF protein 2-like isoform X1, whose protein sequence is MTESMRFGPEWLRNLSGDGCNTSGGGGGPSILTTPRYQLAEHRYGREEMLALFDRNYKAPEPLASFPALYIIQAQQPLALTPMTEEEARSWNSGLTNNGGRGRGGSVDRGGRGRGGRGGIYPTHYSRGAIFDEPGDGPRIEPQPFPVDLSFILNRINEASKQFHATVDLNSQGRTRPFDRSQSERGWSERNGGPEPGDWNGSTSPRKELGRGGGGGSFVEGNWRRQRAGEDDDGWRVASSNRGEKWVRSSWRDGGGSERGDRLERPDGVEGEEVRSGTRWEHRASHRSSHELSHHPPTRTLRTWEPNHHDNHDNLPEWSYSCRATENPSESGGSFDASGAFHGGMYSDDDEDGIISAGGNRESRIRHMSEGNNLSNSKPSSKPLPINHGQTPQTSNRRANINASSTGIRERPKSLQPFEDKESPEVQDKRSVSPSKPLPTQSNTPLKGSSPVVNSLPRKVQSATNLDKVSDKNPVMQNTRNSNKIPGDTPLAKEARTDNTINESSVVGNNDKPVLHSGLKKSKSTLGMMSVTNVRQKSEDDLDRMKEEADALVAKLMADEETHKDQRSNVPPSANNPVPGIASATQEKWFYRDPQGEVQGPFLASEMSEWLKAGYFNVNLLVRRACDERYSMLGDLIKMWGRIPFIPGPPVPPLKVTEPVAIPVPVAIPGALPKAGMEDPSVLYQYQQMCLLQNQLLFRHVRSAVINKLSQSEQWTSMSPADQNQLILQHMLQQPEMAEISPMTVNPFVPTLTAQPANPIMQLFTQMQQAKTQSENHLPPTMHPTTPTHPGTIDTVQQLMQQMRGIQNLHGIQQPSMTPTPASTPEDNPIKSLLRQLNVNGHPQATQIESVWPHPPPPQIAPPQFGNPNWQSQMGPIPAMPPGQLPNSLWDLHTKEMKTEQQILEEQKLKIQEEKKKAQLKKQEELKRQADEESAKRKQDEEAEKARLAEEAAKRTEEERKKKEEEKKRKEEEKRKQEEELKKKEEKKRKEEERKREEKRKQDEENNRKKQEEEKRKREEAKRQEEKQRKEKEKRKKLEEEQKREEEERIKKEEEARRKTEAEEQAKRAEQRRREAEALRKLQERSKAPWAQTPHAPAPSSHASLAEIQRLEREKKAEELRVQQLMQQQMAQQRTAEVAQDAAMAEISKGLQLKWAEKAAPVSKPVVKSLAQIQQEEQERLAKQQERERQEKAAQKEPVVPLQSAGIWGTAAQSLNWNSATNANNQAWSNSTNTTTGGFWDDPISAKMNPTPKHSAKQLATIKAPVNTVQQPQQPQQQQQQQNNKPTKSKNKKEGELVKKIFEQNTAKPDDFTQWCNKALGGLQASVDIPTFVGFLRDIESAYEVKEYVRLYLGDNKQCSEFAKQFLEKRSKWRSAQRPHPQADDLCKPAPAVNPNATATEFQEVKGKAKKPKKGKMYKVDSTILGFSVTAAPDRINVGDRDYGEGV, encoded by the exons ATGACGGAATCAATGAGATTTGGTCCAGAGTG GTTGCGCAACTTGTCAGGAGACGGTTGCAATACCAgcggaggagggggagggccTAGTATCCTGACCACCCCTCGTTACCAGCTAGCTGAGCATAGATACGGTCGAGAAGAGATGCTAGCTCTGTTTGACCGGAATTATAAAGCACCCGAACCACTCGCTTCTTTTCCTGCCCTCTACATTATACAAGCTCAACAACCTCTGGCACTCACACCAATGACAGAAGAAGAGGCG CGCTCCTGGAATAGTGGTTTAACAAACAATGGGGGCAGAGGGAGAGGGGGCAGCGTTGATCGTGGAGGACGGGGCAGAGGTGGGAGAGGTGGCATTTATCCGACTCATTACTCCCGAGGAGCCATCTTTGACGAGCCAGGCGATGGACCGAGAATTGAGCCACAACCTTTTCCGGTAGATCTCAGTTTTATTCTTAACAGAATAAATGAAG CTTCGAAGCAGTTTCATGCCACCGTTGATCTCAATTCTCAGGGGAGAACTAGACCGTTCGACAGATCACAGAGTGAACGAGGTTGGTCGGAGAGAAATGGCGGACCTGAACCTGGAGATTGGAATGGTTCTACTAGTCCCAGAAAAGAATTGGGACGAGGTGGAGGCGGCGGGTCATTCGTGGAAGGGAACTGGCGACGGCAGCGTGCTGGCGAAGACGACGATGGATGGAGAGTGGCTTCTAGTAATCGTGGTGAAAAATGGG TTAGAAGCAGTTGGCGTGATGGCGGTGGCTCGGAGAGGGGCGATCGACTGGAACGACCTGATGGCGTGGAGGGAGAAGAGGTGAGAAGTGGTACACGTTGGGAGCACAGGGCTAGCCACAGGTCCTCTCACGAATTATCTCATCATCCACCGACTCGAACTCTTCGGACTTGGGAACCTAACCATCACGACAACCATGACAACCTACCTGAGTG GTCTTACTCTTGCAGGGCAACGGAGAATCCTAGCGAGAGCGGCGGAAGCTTCGACGCGTCGGGAGCATTTCACGGAGGGATGTATTCggacgacgacgaagacggAATAATTAGCGCTGGGGGTAATCGAGAATCGAGGATCCGTCACATGTCAGAAGGAAATAATTTAAGCAATTCTAAACCATCCTCAAAACCCTTGCCTATTAACCACGGACAAACTCCCCAAACTTCCAATCGTCGTGCTAACATAAATGCCAGTAGTACTGGGATTAGAGAGCGACCAAAATCCCTTCAACCTTTTGAGGACAAAGAGAGTCCTGAGGTGCAGGATAAACGTAGCGTATCACCCTCAAAACCACTGCCTACTCAAAGTAATACTCCGTTGAAGGGTTCATCGCCTGTGGTTAACTCGTTACCAAGAAAAGTTCAAAGTGCCACCAATTTAGACAAAGTTTCGGACAAGAATCCAGTTATGCAAAATACACGAAACTCTAACAAAATTCCTGGGGATACACCACTGGCCAAAGAGGCTAGAACGGACAATACGATAAACGAATCATCCGTTGTGGGTAACAATGACAAGCCAGTCTTACATTCCGGTTTAAAAAAGAGTAAAAGTACTTTAGGAATGATGTCTGTCACTAATGTTAGACAAAAGTCTGAGGACGATTTAGATAGGATGAAGGAAGAGGCAGACGCGTTAGTGGCTAAACTAATGGCTGATGAAGAAACCCACAAAGATCAACGATCCAATGTTCCACCTTCGGCGAACAACCCAGTTCCCGGTATCGCGTCGGCCACTCAAGAGAAATGGTTCTACCGAGACCCTCAAGGTGAAGTTCAGGGACCATTTTTGGCTAGCGAAATGTCGGAATGGTTAAAAGCTGGATACTTTAACGTTAATCTACTTGTAAGAAGAGCCTGCGACGAAAGGTATTCCATGCTCGGTGATCTCATCAAAATGTGGGGCAGAATACCATTCATACCTGGTCCACCCGTACCTCCTTTAAAG GTAACGGAACCAGTCGCAATTCCAGTACCCGTCGCAATTCCTGGTGCCCTTCCGAAAGCTGGAATGGAGGATCCGTCGGTCCTGTATCAGTACCAACAAATGTGTTTGCTTCAAAATCAACTGCTTTTTCGACACGTGCGCTCAGCAGTTATAAACAAGCTGTCACAGTCTGAACAATGGACTTCCATGAGTCCTGCAGACCAAAACCAATTAATACTCCAACACATGCTGCAGCAACCTGAGATGGCAGAAATATCCCCAATGACTGTTAATCCATTTGTACCTACGCTCACTGCCCAACCAGCAAATCCCATAATGCAATTATTCACACAGATGCAACAG GCAAAAACTCAATCTGAGAATCACCTCCCGCCAACTATGCATCCGACGACGCCAACCCATCCCGGAACGATAGACACCGTCCAACAACTTATGCAACAAATGAGAGGCATACAAAATTTACACGGCATTCAGCAGCCCAGCATGACACCTACCCCTGCCAGCACGCCTGAAGATAATCCCATCAAATCGTTGCTGCGACAGCTCAATGTTAATGGACACCCACAAGCCACACAAATCGAGTCTGTCTGGCCTCATCCccccccaccgcaaatagcACCACCTCAATTTGGCAATCCGAATTGGCAATCCCAG ATGGGCCCTATTCCTGCCATGCCCCCTGGCCAATTGCCTAATTCACTTTGGGATCTACATACTAAAGAAATGAAGACTGAACAACAGATACTA GAGGAGCAAAAACTTAAAATacaagaggagaaaaagaaagcgCAACTCAAGAAACAGGAAGAATTGAAAAGACAAGCGGATGAAGAAAGTGCTAAGAGGAAACAAGACGAGGAGGCAGAGAAAGCAAGATTGGCTGAAGAGGCGGCAAAGCGTACggaagaggagagaaaaaagaaagaagaagagaagaaacgaAAGGAGGAAGAGAAGCGCAAGCAAGAGGAGGAActgaagaagaaggaggagaaaaagcgcaaagaggaggagagaaagcgggaggaaaagagaaaacaagATGAGGAAAATAACCGTAAGAAACAggaggaagagaagagaaagagggaaGAGGCTAAGAGACAAGAAGAGAAACAGagaaaggagaaagagaagagaaaaaagttggaagaagaacaaaaacgtgaagaagaagaacgaaTTAA GAAAGAGGAGGAGGCCCGCAGAAAGACAGAAGCCGAAGAGCAAGCAAAGCGAGCCGAGCAACGGAGGCGGGAAGCAGAGGCACTTAGAAAATTGCAAGAGCGCAGCAAGGCTCCTTGGGCTCAGACTCCTCACGCTCCAGCTCCATCTTCTCACGCGTCACTTGCTGAGATACAAAGGCTTGAACGAGAAAAGAAGGCT GAAGAATTAAGGGTACAGCAACTGATGCAACAACAAATGGCCCAGCAAAGAACTGCAGAAGTGGCCCAGGATGCAGCAATGGCAGAAATATCGAAAGGTCTGCAACTGAAATGGGCAGAAAAAGCAGCTCCGGTCTCAAAGCCAGTGGTAAAAAGTTTAGCGCAGATTCAACAAGAAGAGCAAGAGCGTCTCGCCAAG CAGCAAGAAAGGGAAAGACAGGAAAAGGCTGCGCAAAAGGAACCGGTAGTGCCACTACAAAGCGCCGGTATCTGGGGCACTGCTGCCCAGTCTTTGAACTGGAACAGTGCTACGAACGCTAACAACCAGGCCTGGTCTAATAGCACGAATACTACCACTGGCGGTTTCTGGGATGATCCTATATCAGCGAAGATGAATCCAACACCAAAACACTCCGCTAAACAATTGGCAACCATCAAAGCCCCTGTAAATACCGTTCAGCAACCTCAACAAccacaacaacagcagcagcaacaaaataacaaacccaccaaaagtaaaaacaaaaaagaaggGGAATTGGTCAAGAAAATCTTCGAACAAAATACTGCCAAGCCAGACGACTTCACTCAGTGGTGTAACAAAGCCTTGGGCGGCCTTCAGGCGTCTGTTGATA TTCCGACATTCGTTGGCTTCTTACGAGACATCGAGTCAGCTTACGAGGTGAAGGAATACGTTAGATTGTACCTGGGTGACAATAAGCAGTGCAGCGAATTTGCGAAACAATTTCTCGAGAAGCGTAGCAAGTGGAGATCTGCTCAACGTCCTCATCCTCAAGCTGATGATCTCTGCAAGCCTGCTCCTGCTGTCAACCCTAACGCGACAGCGACCGAATTTCAGGAAGTCAAG GGAAAAGCAAAAAAgccaaaaaaaggaaaaatgtaCAAAGTGGACAGCACGATCCTTGGTTTTAGCGTCACTGCTGCACCGGATCGCATCAATGTTGGTGATCGCGACTACGGAGAGGGCGTTTGA